Part of the Oscillatoria salina IIICB1 genome, TTAACGATCTCATTGCGGGATTAGATTTTGCTTATCCAGGGTCAGTTAAAGTCGGAGGATTAGCTAGTGCGACAGCAATGGGCATTCATCAAAGTGCTTTATTTTATTACACTCAGGGAATGGCGCTTACTGATTCTCTACGAACAGAAGGCACTATTGGCGTAGCTTTAAGTGGCAAAATTGTTTTAGAAACAATTGTTGCTCAAGGTTGTCGTCCTATTGGTTCGGTTTATCAAATTGCTCAAGGAGAAAAAAATATTGTCATCGAATTGGCGCAAGCAAATAATTTACAAGCAAATTCTCGCCCTCCTTTGACAGTGCTGCAAGAGCTTATCCAAAATTTGAGCGAGTCCGATCGCCAATTAGCTCAACATTCTTTATTTGTGGGTATTGTCAGAGACGAATTTAAATTAGAGTTAGGGCAAGGAGATTTTTTAATCCGTAATTTGCTGGGAGTAGATCCGAGATTAGGCGCGATCGCGATCGGCGATACTGTTCGTCCAGGTCAACGTCTTCAATTTCATTTACGAGATGCGAAAACTTCTGCTGAAGATTTGCGATTGCTACTTCAGCGCTATCAGCAAGAAAAAGGTTCTTCTGGGTCTGCTGTTGGTGCTTTAATGTTTTCTTGTCTGGGACGAGGAGAAGGTCTTTATGGAAAACCGAATTTTGATTCTAACTTGTTTCGCTACTATCTCAAAGATATTCAATTAGGTGGTTTTTTTTGTAATGGTGAAATAGGTCCAGTTGGCGATCGCACTTTTCTCCACGGCTATACTTCTGCTTTTGGTATTTTACGTCAACCTTAAAACCATAATTTGGCTTGGTTGTCAATCAAAGCAGGTTTACCGTTTCGATCTTGAGCGCTAAATTTCTCGAAGTAGTCACGAACTGCGGCTGGAAACTGTGGAAAACTAAAGCTCGCATCACCAGCAGCAAGATCGGCCCAAAAATAACGTAACTCTGGAGCAAATTGTTCTGCTTCTGCCTGAGATAAGTTTAAAGGAGGAGCAGTTAACATTTTCAGCATAAACTGATAAGAGCGATCGCCCATCCATTCTCGCGATGTCTCTAACAAGTTTTCCCAACCTGGTAAGTCTTTAACTCGGTATGAGTTAATTTCTAACTTGGTTTTCCCCTGACTATCGGTTTCCAACTCCAAAACTCGATAAGGGTGAGGATAACTAACTAACGAACCTGTCGTAATCTCGTACAATCCCTCTTCCTCCGCAATATCCTGAACGTGCAGATGTCCTGTAAATACCAATTTCACCTGATATTTTCGTAACATCTGAAGCAAGACAGAAGCATTGTCCAG contains:
- a CDS encoding FIST signal transduction protein; the protein is MASQIQWINALSTRASLEAAVKEVVTRIQQSLSAPPELGIVFISSAYASDYSRLVPLLIEELPLPVLIGCGGAGIIGMNEPTQVLEVEGNPALSLSVAHLPEVTVQPFHLLEEDLPDLDSPPDAWVNVVGISPEAQPQFILLCDPFSAKINDLIAGLDFAYPGSVKVGGLASATAMGIHQSALFYYTQGMALTDSLRTEGTIGVALSGKIVLETIVAQGCRPIGSVYQIAQGEKNIVIELAQANNLQANSRPPLTVLQELIQNLSESDRQLAQHSLFVGIVRDEFKLELGQGDFLIRNLLGVDPRLGAIAIGDTVRPGQRLQFHLRDAKTSAEDLRLLLQRYQQEKGSSGSAVGALMFSCLGRGEGLYGKPNFDSNLFRYYLKDIQLGGFFCNGEIGPVGDRTFLHGYTSAFGILRQP